In a single window of the Drosophila albomicans strain 15112-1751.03 chromosome 3, ASM965048v2, whole genome shotgun sequence genome:
- the LOC117571014 gene encoding chitin-binding domain protein cbd-1: MRENSVGESSIEGIRRRSTRAKMLHNSKFNLASFLLIAISLATRATAEDCCEPGDVKLDPDDCTKYFVCCTGKFKPMSCPSGEYWNAGAGQCEIDNGECNCNGQTCIEGDIITDANNCSNFKICVNGKYQSEPCPSGEYWNSAAHECQLDEGQCVGTTPPPVCLDGEVKENEANCAGYYNCTNGQWVGHLCNAGKYWNVQAKECQKDEGQCNGGSECEDGDVKENEDNCAGYYNCINGTYVPQLCGAGLYWSVEAKDCVVDNGECNGPQGPDCDDGTVVVNPSNCSGFYNCTNGKFVFQLCGSGLYWNNTIQACEKDEGQCVGTPSPVCEEGALKVDDDNCAGYLQCINNSWVNKDCAAQSYFDKDLLTCVIDSDGVCVCADGDLKVNTANCTGYYNCTNGQYVAQFCASGLYWNSEDKQCQKDEGQCNPTPSPVCVEGSLKVDDANCAGYLQCTNNSWVTKECGTGNYFDKDLLACVVDSDGVCVPKECVDGDLKANTANCTGYYNCTNGQYVAQFCGSGLYWNAADKQCQKDEGQCNPTPSPVCVEGSLKVDDANCAGYLQCTNNSWVTKECGTGNYFDKDLLGVCVVDSDGVCVPKECVDGDLKANTANCTGYYNCTNGQYVAQFCGSGLYWNAADKQCQKDEGQCNPTPSPVCVEGSLKVDDANCAGYLQCTNNLWVTKECGTGNYFDKDLLACVVDSDGVCVPKECVDGDVKENTENCAGFYNCTNGQYVAQLCGSGLYWNAADKQCQKDEGQCNATPSPVCEEGTLKVNEANCAGYLQCVNNAWVARLCASQSYFNADLLACVVDTDGVCVPKVCDPECCDQPNDWLGPVDNNCSAFVHCLYGNKFEMRCPNNLQFNNVTKECDYPENVQCEDGSEPPSGPTAGPSGTYCESKGRCVGQSDGTMLADEDACSSSYIVCQCECAINFKCNAGLVFNQKLKVCDWPTSVDC, from the exons ATGCGAGAGAACTCAGTAGGCGAATCTTCCATCGAAGGAATACGTCGTCGTTCAACACGCGCAAAAATGCTACACAATAGCAAGTTCAACCTGG CCTCCTTCCTGCTGATTGCCATCTCGTTGGCCACTCGTGCGACAGCTGAAGATTGTTGTGAACCCGGAGATGTTAAGCTGGATCCCGATGATTGCACCAAGTACTTCGTTTGCTGCACGGGCAAATTCAAGCCGATGTCCTGTCCCAGCGGTGAATATTGGAATGCCGGTGCAGGTCAATGTGAAATCGACAATGGTGAGTGCAACTGCAATGGCCAAACCTGCATCGAGGGTGACATTATCACCGATgccaacaactgcagcaacttcAAGATCTGCGTAAATGGCAAGTATCAGTCCGAGCCTTGTCCCAGTGGAGAGTACTGGAACTCGGCCGCCCACGAATGCCAGCTGGATGAAGGTCAATGCGTTGGCACAACACCGCCGCCAGTCTGCTTAGATGGCGAGGTCAAGGAGAATGAGGCCAACTGCGCTGGCTACTACAACTGCACCAATGGCCAATGGGTGGGGCATCTGTGTAATGCTGGCAAATACTGGAACGTCCAGGCTAAGGAGTGTCAGAAGGATGAGGGTCAATGCAATGGCGGCTCAGAGTGTGAAGATGGCGATGTTAAGGAAAATGAAGACAATTGCGCTGGCTATTATAACTGTATCAATGGCACATATGTGCCACAGCTTTGTGGCGCAGGACTCTACTGGAGTGTGGAAGCCAAGGACTGTGTCGTCGACAATGGCGAATGCAATGGCCCGCAAGGTCCCGATTGTGACGATGGCACTGTTGTCGTGAATCCTTCCAATTGCTCTGGTTTCTACAACTGCACCAACGGTAAATTTGTGTTCCAACTTTGCGGATCAGGACTCTACTGGAACAACACGATCCAGGCGTGCGAAAAGGACGAAGGACAATGCGTTGGCACCCCATCTCCCGTGTGTGAAGAAGGTGCACTTAAGGTCGATGACGACAACTGTGCTGGTTACTTGCAGTGTATTAATAATTCCTGGGTGAACAAAGACTGCGCGGCTCAAAGCTACTTCGATAAAGATCTGCTGACGTGTGTCATCGATAGCGACggtgtttgtgtctgtgccGATGGAGACCTTAAGGTGAATACCGCGAACTGCACAGGTTACTACAACTGCACCAATGGCCAATACGTTGCGCAATTCTGCGCATCAGGACTTTACTGGAATTCCGAGGACAAGCAGTGTCAGAAGGATGAAGGACAATGCAATCCCACACCATCTCCCGTGTGTGTCGAGGGCTCTCTTAAG GTCGATGACGCCAACTGTGCTGGTTACTTGCAGTGCACCAACAATTCGTGGGTGACTAAAGAGTGTGGAACTGGTAACTACTTCGACAAAGATCTTCTGGCGTGTGTGGTGGACAGCGATGGTGTTTGCGTACCCAAGGAATGTGTCGATGGAGATCTTAAGGCGAATACAGCGAACTGCACTGGTTACTACAACTGCACCAATGGCCAATACGTTGCGCAATTCTGCGGATCAGGACTTTACTGGAATGCTGCCGACAAGCAGTGTCAGAAGGATGAAGGACAATGCAATCCCACACCATCTCCCGTGTGTGTCGAGGGCTCTCTTAAGGTCGATGACGCCAACTGTGCTGGTTACTTGCAGTGCACCAACAACTCGTGGGTGACTAAAGAGTGTGGAACTGGTAACTACTTCGACAAAGATCTTTTGGGCGTGTGTGTGGTGGACAGCGATGGTGTTTGCGTACCCAAGGAATGTGTCGATGGAGATCTTAAGGCGAATACAGCGAACTGCACTGGTTACTACAACTGCACCAATGGCCAATACGTTGCGCAATTCTGCGGATCAGGACTTTACTGGAATGCTGCCGACAAGCAGTGTCAGAAGGATGAAGGACAATGCAATCCCACACCATCTCCCGTGTGTGTCGAGGGCTCTCTTAAGGTCGATGACGCCAACTGTGCTGGTTACTTGCAGTGCACCAACAATTTGTGGGTGACTAAAGAGTGTGGAACTGGTAACTACTTCGACAAAGATCTTCTGGCGTGTGTGGTGGACAGCGATGGTGTTTGCGTACCCAAGGAATGTGTCGACGGAGATGTTAAGGAAAATACCGAGAACTGCGCTGGTTTCTACAACTGCACCAACGGTCAATACGTGGCTCAACTCTGCGGATCGGGACTTTACTGGAATGCTGCCGACAAGCAGTGCCAGAAGGATGAAGGACAATGCAATGCTACACCATCTCCGGTGTGTGAGGAGGGTACACTTAAGGTGAATGAAGCCAACTGTGCTGGTTACTTGCAGTGCGTGAACAACGCGTGGGTCGCAAGACTGTGTGCATCTCAGAGCTACTTTAATGCTGATCTGTTGGCGTGTGTTGTGGATACAGATGGTGTTTGCGTTCCGAAGGTCTGCGATCCCGAGTGCTGTGATCAGCCCAATGATTGGTTGGGTCCTGTGGACAACAACTGTTCCGCATTCGTACACTGTCTCTATGGCAACAAATTTGAGATGAGATGCCCCAATAATCTGCAGTTCAACAATGTCACCAAGGAGTGCGATTATCCCGAGAATGTGCAGTGTGAGGATGGCTCGGAACCTCCAAGTGGTCCCACTGCAGGTCCTTCGGGCACCTACTGCGAGAGCAAGGGTCGTTGTGTTGGCCAGTCCGATGGCACTATGTTGGCTGATGAGGATGCATGCAGCAGTTCCTATATCGTCTGCCAGTGCGAGTGCGCGATCAACTTCAAGTGCAACGCCGGTCTTGTGTTTAACCAGAAGCTCAAAGTTTGTGACTGGCCCACAAGTGTGGATTGTTAA
- the LOC117571017 gene encoding chitin-binding domain protein cbd-1-like: MYLQKKYQNVLLMCLLCWQITETLTANCCQEGATQANPLDCTQYYVCSGGVLVSQSCPSGDYWNAGTCEQNNGQCCPGSCSGDELQVDPQNCAAYYQCVNGQIVNQKCATGTYFDTSIKACVVDSEGICVG, encoded by the exons ATGTACCTGCAaaagaaatatcaaaatg TCCTCTTGATGTGTCTCCTGTGCTGGCAGATCACCGAAACCCTGACTGCCAACTGCTGTCAAGAAGGTGCAACCCAAGCGAACCCCCTCGATTGCACCCAGTACTATGTTTGCTCGGGTGGAGTCCTCGTTTCCCAGTCCTGTCCCAGTGGAGACTATTGGAATGCGGGTACCTGTGAACAGAACAACGGACAATGTTGTCCTGGCAGCTGCAGCGGTGATGAACTCCAGGTGGATCCCCAGAATTGTGCTGCCTACTATCAGTGTGTGAATGGACAGATTGTGAATCAGAAATGCGCCACTGGAACTTATTTCGATACCTCAATCAAGGCATGTGTGGTCGACAGTGAAGGTATTTGTGTTGGCTAA
- the LOC117571016 gene encoding chitin-binding domain protein cbd-1, with protein MSQLKGIVFISLLCVLSALAADWTDICAFEDDGTRLPLPLDCKRYVLCSDREIAAIRSCPRGLHFNHKLGECDFQWRADCSGLSLYANADSDDDCVCSCCADECQASDLIEATTPCLPVEETTVNTETTPADNTDSTFDEGEDTTGAPNTDSTSRPTTDSTTSRPTTDSTTSNTGSTSRPNTDSTTLRPTTDSTTSRPTTDSTTSSGSSTSSPIVPSYCSDKRPNCANELDGARVPIDGVCTSYLQCSHGCSYEQPCPSGLYFDPDTEMCDYFWNVECEPNDTEDATGGEIAGPSGTTCTDQSVCAGQRDGKMFANNETNGYFVCQCQCPIAMPCDANTKFNEEAQVCDWDRTSSATANVICPDGLVYNATSDQCDYPEGYVPEVVCDNDATVCQNQTEGALFPIEGVCNKFYKCNFNCAVEQSCPNNLLYDSVKELCDYPQNVYCEWPYTPPSGPTAGPSGISCESNGRCLGEREGVFFPSLTSCSGYIVCQCECEVEMQCSGDLYWDQTLKTCNYANKVNCTL; from the exons ATGAGCCAACTAAAGGGAATCG TCTTCATATCTTTACTCTGTGTGCTGAGTGCACTGGCTGCCGATTGGACGGATATTTGTGCCTTTGAAGACGATGGCACTCGTTTACCTTTGCCCCTCGATTGCAAACGCTATGTGCTCTGCTCGGATCGCGAGATTGCCGCCATACGCAGTTGTCCACGTGGCCTGCACTTCAATCACAAGCTGGGTGAATGTGATTTCCAATGGCGTGCAGACTGCAGTGGACTCTCGCTTTATGCCAATGCCGATAGCGATGATGATTGTGTATGTAGTTGCTGTGCTGATGAGTGTCAGGCGAGTGATCTGATCGAGGCCACAACTCCTTGTCTGCCTGTGGAGGAGACTACAGTCAACACGGAGACAACACCCGCAGACAACACCGACAGCACCTTCGATGAGGGAGAGGACACCACAGGAGCTCCTAACACAGACTCCACTTCTAGACCTACCACAGATTCAACTACCTCTAGACCTACAACAGATTCAACAACTTCTAACACAGGTTCTACCTCAAGACCCAACACAGATTCGACTACCTTAAGACCAACCACAGACTCAACTACCTCAAGACCTACCACAGACTCAACTACTTCAAGTGGCTCATCCACCAGCAGCCCCATAGTGCCCTCCTATTGCAGCGACAAGCGTCCCAATTGTGCCAATGAATTGGATGGCGCCCGAGTGCCCATTGATGGCGTCTGCACCAGCTATTTGCAATGTAGTCACGGCTGTAGCTACGAACAGCCATGTCCCAGTGGCCTGTACTTTGATCCTGATACCGAGATGTGCGACTACTTCTGGAATGTGGAGTGTGAGCCCAACGACACTGAGGATGCAACTGGCGGCGAAATCGCCGGACCCTCTGGCACCACTTGCACTGATCAGAGTGTTTGTGCCGGTCAACGCGATGGTAAAATGTTTGCTAATAACGAGACAAATGGTTACTTTGTCTGCCAGTGTCAATGTCCAATTGCCATGCCCTGTGATGCCAACACAAAGTTCAATGAGGAGGCGCAGGTTTGTGACTGGGATCGCACTTCTTCTGCTACGGCGAATGTTATATGCCCCGATGGTTTGGTCTACAATGCAACCTCCGATCAGTGCGATTATCCCGAAGGTTATGTACCGGAAGTTGTGTGCGATAATGATGCCACCGTGTGTCAGAACCAAACAGAAGGCGCTCTATTCCCCATTGAGGGTGTTTGCAACAAGTTCTACAAATGCAACTTCAATTGTGCCGTAGAACAATCTTGTCCCAACAATTTGCTCTATGATTCTGTGAAAGAGCTCTGCGATTATCCGCAGAATGTTTACTGTGAGTGGCCCTATACCCCACCGTCGGGACCCACTGCTGGACCCTCGGGTATTTCCTGTGAGAGCAATGGTCGTTGTCTCGGTGAAAGAGAGGGCGTGTTTTTCCCCTCCTTGACCAGCTGCAGTGGCTATATTGTCTGTCAGTGCGAGTGCGAGGTTGAGATGCAGTGCTCTGGTGATCTCTACTGGGATCAGACGCTTAAGACCTGTAACTATGCCAATAAGGTCAATTGTACCTTGTAA
- the LOC117571262 gene encoding peritrophin-44: protein MQVLLALLAFAALLELSSQTEYVGISEDICRLFPDGTKLRQPGYCDRWIVCKDFKSTTGGTCTAPQVFNLNKGACQASLEKSDTYCDSPCSSKTSGYVGDTFNCANWYYCDKATTLSSGICPYSMHFDQNQQMCVYPKDAMCTAQFELVQVVPAKTNIKDESNCDKYLTASAGKLTTVNCTTDLYYDVYTGACIKKSLVQCAKHPLPTEVCGNKKLAIRNKFVADGATCRGYFYCHDLGSGVPDPSPLWQQCPVAYFFNEERSICEERAQRKCVEDRCDGRDDGFEVAEVPGCQHYIKCVNGAQSGDILECDDGMYFDALAQKCTTVKQTYGACSE from the exons atgcaag ttttgctCGCATTGCTCGCATTTGCTGCGCTTTTGGAGCTAAGCAGCCAAACAGAGTATGTCGGAATAAGCGAGGATATCTGTCGCCTCTTTCCGGATGGCACGAAGCTGCGACAGCCGGGATACTGTGATCGGTGGATTGTTTGCAAGGACTTCAAGAGCACCACCGGTGGCACCTGCACAGCGCCACAAGTCTTCAATTTGAATAAGGGAGCTTGTCAAGCTTCACTGGAAAAGTCAGATACTTACTGTGATTCACCTTGTTCTTCAAAGACTAGTGGATACGTGGGAGACACCTTCAACTGCGCCAATTGGTATTACTGCGATAAGGCTACCACTTTAAGCAGTGGCATATGCCCTTACAGCATGCACTTTGATCAGAATCAACAAATGTGCGTCTATCCCAAGGATGCCATGTGCACTGCCCAATTTGAACTGGTTCAAGTTGTCCCAGCGAAGACCAACATCAAGGACGAAAGCAACTGCGATAAGTATCTGACAGCCAGTGCTGGTAAGCTCACTACGGTCAACTGTACCACCGACCTCTACTACGATGTCTACACGGGAGCGTGCATCAAAAAGTCGCTTGTGCAATGCGCGAAGCATCCGTTGCCCACTGAGGTTTGTGGCAACAAGAAGCTGGCGATCCGCAACAAATTTGTCGCCGATGGAGCCACCTGCCGTGGCTATTTCTATTGTCACGATCTCGGCTCTGGTGTCCCGGATCCCTCACCCCTCTGGCAACAATGTCCAGTCGCGTATTTCTTCAACGAGGAGCGCAGCATATGCGAAGAACGTGCCCAACGCAAGTGCGTTGAGGATCGCTGCGATGGTCGCGACGATGGCTTCGAAGTGGCCGAAGTTCCCGGCTGCCAGCATTACATTAAGTGTGTGAATGGTGCCCAGTCTGGTGATATTTTGGAGTGCGATGATGGCATGTACTTTGATGCACTGGCTCAAAAGTGCACCACTGTAAAACAGACCTATGGCGCATGCAGCGAATAA
- the LOC117569728 gene encoding peritrophin-44-like: protein MPLTLWEFQRILDVLQLYKYKIPNLPAFQNSDKNFKYFAVLLALLAFAALLQLSSQTEYLGVSEDICRLFPDGTKLRQPGYCDRWIVCKNFKSTAGGLCVDGLQYNLLRNACYKSLEKSDTYCDDPCTSKTIGYVGDTFNCANWYYCNKTSLLGSGQCANNMYFDQTQQMCVYPKDAICNAKFELVQVVPAKTNIKDEDNCDKYLTASAGKLTPVNCTTGLYYDVNTGKCIKKSLVQCAKIPLPDEVCGNKKLAKRDKFSADGGTCRGYFYCHDLGSGKPDPDPLWQQCPVEYFFNEERSMCEERAQRKCVEDRCDGRDDGFEVAEVPGCQHYIKCVNGAQSGNTLQCANGMYFDAQAQMCTTVKQTYGACSE from the exons ATGCCTCTGACATTATGGGAGTTTCAGCGCATTTTAGATGTTCTCCAGTTGTATAAATACAAGATACCCAATTTGCCGGCA TTTCAAAACAGtgataaaaatttcaaatattttgcagttttgctCGCTTTGCTGGCATTCGCTGCGCTTCTGCAGCTCAGTAGCCAAACTGAATACCTAGGTGTCAGTGAGGATATTTGTCGCCTCTTTCCGGATGGCACGAAACTACGTCAGCCAGGATACTGCGATCGGTGGATTGTTTGCAAGAACTTCAAAAGCACTGCAGGCGGCCTCTGTGTTGACGGActacaatacaatttattaaggAACGCTTGCTACAAATCTCTGGAAAAGTCAGATACTTATTGTGACGATCCTTGCACTTCAAAGACTATTGGATACGTTGGCGACACCTTCAATTGTGCCAATTGGTATTATTGTAATAAGACTAGTCTTTTGGGCAGTGGTCAATGCGCCAACAACATGTATTTTGATCAGACTCAGCAGATGTGTGTCTATCCCAAGGATGctatttgcaatgcaaaatttgAACTGGTTCAAGTTGTGCCAGCGAAGACCAATATCAAGGACGAAGACAACTGCGATAAGTATCTGACAGCCAGTGCCGGTAAACTCACTCCGGTCAACTGTACCACCGGCCTCTACTACGACGTCAACACTGGAAAGTGCATCAAAAAGTCGCTGGTGCAATGCGCGAAGATTCCGTTACCCGATGAGGTTTGTGGCAACAAAAAGCTTGCGAAGCGAGACAAATTTTCAGCCGATGGTGGCACCTGTCGAGGATACTTCTATTGCCATGATCTCGGTTCTGGTAAGCCGGATCCCGACCCTCTTTGGCAACAGTGTCCTGTGGAATATTTCTTCAACGAGGAGCGAAGCATGTGTGAAGAACGTGCCCAACGTAAGTGTGTTGAGGATCGCTGCGATGGTCGCGACGATGGTTTCGAAGTGGCCGAAGTTCCCGGCTGCCAGCATTACATTAAGTGTGTTAATGGCGCTCAGTCTGGTAATACTTTGCAGTGCGCTAATGGCATGTACTTCGATGCACAGGCTCAAATGTGCACCACCGTAAAACAGACCTATGGCGCATGCAGCGAATAA